The genomic interval ACTTCTAAATTATTGCACATTAAACGTTCCATCTGCTCTGCAGTAACAAGGCGGGATGCGGCTGCAGGTATAAAAATTTCGGCGGGTAAATCCCAAACACGTTTTTCCATTTCCTTTGCCGATAGCATTTTTTCGGCATGTAACTGATTCCCCTTTTTAGTAACGAATAAATGACGAATTTCTTCAAAGGTAAATCCTGCTTCATTAATCAATCCTCCGGTCCTATCTGATATCCCAATTATTTTTGCTCCGGCTTGCGCCAAATAAAAAGCTGCTGCCGAAGCTACATTACCCCATCCTTGTATAATAACTGTCTTGCCCTTCAATTCACCGCCATAGATAGAATAAAAATGCCTAACCGATTCAGATACACCATATCCGGTAATCATATCTGCAACAACATATTTTCTTGATACATCGGGCGACAACTCTTTATCCTTGATAACCAAACTTACACCTTCACGTAAATTTTGAATCTTTTGGGCTTTTTGCTTTTCATTCGCATGAAAATGTCCGTTCACTACACCTTCCTGAGGATGCAGTAGTCCGTATTTTTCTGTAATTGGAATTACTTCATGAATTTCATCCACATTCAAATCGCCTCCGGTACCGTAATAGTTCTTTAAAATAGGCGTTACTGCTTGATACCAGCGGTCGAGCACACCTTGTTTTCGACCATCATTCGGATCAAAATTAATTCCCGACTTAGCACCTCCAATGGCTGGTCCAGAAACCGTAAATTTTACTTCCATCGTTTTTGCGAGCGATTCAACTTCTCGTTTATCCAAGCCCTTTCGCATGCGTGTTCCTCCACCTGCAGCACCTCCTCGCAAGGAATTAATCACTATCCAACCTTCAGCTTCGGTCATAACATCCTTCCACTCAAAAACAATTTGAGGGCGCTTGTTTTCAAACTTTTTTAAGAGTTGTTTCATCGTATTTTAAAATTTGCGCAAAGGTAGAAAAGTCCGCCTATCCTGCAGCTAATTTTTTAGTCACGATTTTTTTTTAGAATTGAAACTTTTTTCTTCCAAAAATTGTATAATTGTCACAAATTTGTGATTAACATTTTTAGTTCAAGATGAAAAAACCTGCTTCTACAAAAAAAGCTAAAACAAAAAGCGACAAAGATTTTGATGAATTAAGAAAGCCTGCAAAGCTTAAACCTATCAAATCGAAAGAACCTAAACGCATTAAAAATCCAAAACTCGATGATGAAGAATTGGATATGCTCGATGACGATTTAGGATTGGATGATTATGAAGGTGATTTGGATATTGAGGATGATGATTTTTAAGTCGCTCCTTATCTAACGTAAACACATCCACCAATACTGTCTGCATCAGCACCTGTTACTGATTGCAGACAATTTTTTTGTTCTCTAATTCTTAATACCCCTAAAAAAGCAAAAATAATGGCTTCCTTAAATTCTATAATTTGAGGATTCGGAATGACTAATTCTATTCCGGAATTTTTACGTATACATTCAACCAAAAATTCATTGTAAGCACCACCACCTGTAACTAGCACTTTTGCTACTTTTTTATTACCGGTAGTACCTAATGAATTTGCAATTTGTAAGCCAATATGCGTATAAAAACTAGCTAACTTATCTTCTAAACTCAACGAAGTAGCATCTACTATTGGAAGTATATTTTCGAGTACCCACTCCTTTCCCAAGGACTTTGGAAACGACTTTTTATGATACTTCAAACTGTTCAACTCTTCAACCAATTTAAAATTTACTTGGCCTTTTCTACCCAATATTCCATTCTTGTCGAAACTTAATCCCCTTTCCGCTACCAACTTATTAAGCACAAGGTTTACAGGACAAATATCGTAGGCAATTCGCTTCCCATTATTCTCGAAAGATACATTGGCAAAACCTCCTAAGTTTAAGCAATAATCATAATTGCCAAACAAATACCTGTCACCAATGGGTACAAGTGGAGCTCCTTGTCCGTGCAATGCTACATCGAGTCTTCGAAAATCACACACAGTTGTAAATCCAGTTTCTGCAGCAATTGCAGCTCCATTACCTATTTGACTAGTAATTCCTAGATCCGGTTGGTGAAAAACTGTATGACCGTGAGAGGAAATAAAATCGACTAAAATTTTATTCTTTCTAACAAATGCATTTATTCTTTTACCTGTAAAAACACCAAAGGCATGGTCCAATTTCACAAAATCCAATGCACTTGCAGTATCTACTTCAGCAAGCTGCTTTTTAAAAGCATTTGTGTAAGCAATTGTTTCAGAAGCCAGTAAAACAAATTTCCAATTCTTCCCCTTTTTTATAAATTCACAATACGCCAAATCCAGCCCATCTAATGAAGTTCCACTCATTGCTCCTATAACTTTATAGCTCGATTGCATTCGTTTTTAGTTTAATTTTTATTGAGATTTAACCGTTGATTTTTTTCCCTTTTTACTTCCGTAAAACATAACAAAGATTAGTATTTTTAATTACTTTCGCTGTCTCAAATAAAAAATTTACAACATGCTATTTCAGCTATCAGAAGAACAATTGATGATACAAAAGGCAGCGCGTGATTTTGCCAACGATGTATTAAAGCCCGGAGTTATTGAACGTGATGAACACCAGAAATTTCCTGCCGACGAAATTAAACAACTAGGAGAATTAGGATTTATGGGTATGATGGTTAACCCTAAATACGGTGGAGGCGGTATGGATGCAGTTTCATATGTATTAGCTATGGAAGAAATCAGTAAGGTGGATGCTTCCTGCTCGGTAGTAATGTCGGTGAATAATTCACTGGTTTGCTGGGGCCTTGAAACCTTTGGTAATGAAGAACAAAAAAACAAGTACCTTATACCATTGGCGAAAGGTGAACAAATTGGAGCATTTTGTTTGTCTGAACCAGAAGCCGGCTCGGATGCTACTTCTCAACGCACTACAGCTGTTGATAAAGGAGATTACTATTTATTGAATGGAACCAAAAACTGGATTACAAATGGAAGCAGTGCCTCTGTATATCTTGTGATTGCTCAAACCTATCCTGAAAAAGGACATCATGGTATAAATGCTTTTATTGTTGAGAAAGGGATGCCGGGTTTTATTGTTGGTGCCAAAGAAAACAAATTAGGTATTAGAGGTTCTGATACCCATTCATTGCAATTTACGGATGTTAAAATCCCAAAAGCGAATCGTATAGGTGAAGATGGCTTTGGATTTAAATTCGCTATGAAAACACTTACTGGAGGTAGAATAGGAATTGCTTCCCAAGCTTTAGGTATTGCTTCAGGAGCCTATGAATTAGCGCTTGCCTACTCAAAAGAACGCAAAGCTTTTGGAAAAGAAATATCTCAACATCAGGCTATACAATTCAAATTAGCTGATATGGCTACGGAAATAGAAGCGGCCCGTATGTTATGTTTAAAAGCTGCTTGGTTAAAAGACCAACATAAAGATTATGCTACTGCCAGTGCTATGGCTAAAGTATTTGCTTCACGTGTAGCTATGTGGGTTACTACTGAAGCTGTTCAAATTCATGGAGGCTATGGTTTCGTTAAAGAATACCATGTTGAAAGATTAATGCGAGATGCAAAAATCACCCAAATTTATGAGGGCACAACTGAGGTTCAAAAAATAGTTATCTCACGAAATATACTCTCGTAATAATATTATAACAATGTCCTTAATTCATGCAGAGAGTGAATTTCATAACTCACTTTTTCTGTATGAATTTTTTTTTGCGGATTAAAAAAAACTTGATCCATCCCAAAATTCCTTGCTCCTGCAATATCTTGAGCTAAACTATCACCAATCATTAACGATTCTGAAACTGTTGATTGAGTCAAGCTTAATGCATATTCAAAAATTTCCGGTTCGTGCTTTTTACAATTGGCATCTTCTGAGGTAATGATATGCTTAAAAAAAGGCGCTAAATTCGATTGTTCCAACTTAATATATTGCACTTCATTAAATCCATTGGTAATAATGTGCAAGTCGTAACGTTGTTTTAGGTATTGCAATACTTCTAAAGCATGTGGAAATAAATTTTTCTTTAGTGGGCTTTCCCTTAAATAATATTCTCCTAATTTCAAAGAGAGCTCATAATCATTGATATTGAACTCAAGTAAAGCCTTGTGAAAACGAGTATTTCTCAAGGTTAGTCTATCGATCAATCCCTTGCGATAATCTTCCCATAATTGCTCGTTTATATGCTCATAACAACTTATGAAAGCTTTTTCCGAAGGGATGCCTATATCAATCAAATTATAAGCTGTAATTAATTCGCTAAGAGTTTGATTTGAGTTACTTTCAAAATCCCACAAAGTATGATCAAGATCAAAAAAAATAGTTTTGTATCGCATTAAATAAAGGCTTGTATAAATAATAGGAAGTTGCCGACCAAAAAACCACTGATCCTATTAAATAAAGATAAACTCTTTTCTTAACCTTGAAATAACGCAAAGCTATAAAACTACCTATTGGTATAGATAAAAGTAAAGGCGTAAGAAATGCTATACCCAATAATCCAAACCGTCGCTTTGTTTGAACTATTAACTTATTTTTTCGGGTAAATTTCCGTTTAAAAGGAGAAATAATTTTCTTCCTTTCTCTTCGCTCCTTCAATTTCAATATTAAGTATTCGCTGCTATTTACAAAAATAAACACTCCCAAAAATCCTCCCGAACAGGTAACCAAAAACGATTTATAAAATGGGAATCCAAAACCTAAAGCCAGCGGTACACTTCCTAAAACAAATTTTACCGTGCTCAATAAAAACACAGCTATAATCTCAACCATCTCATTCATAAGTGTTGTATTTGACTTTTACTCCTGAGACTTTTACTAAACTATTTTTCATACAAACGTTAATTGGTATCGCGAAACCTAATGCTATTATGATTTCACACCAAAAGCTAAATCCCCTGCATCTCCTAATCCTGGAACAATGTAAGATTGTGCTGTCAGTTCTTCATCTACAGCTCCCATCCAAAAGCTAACATTTTCGGGCAAGTGAAGTTTCGCATAGTTAAGCCCTTCGCTACTCGCTATTAAAGAAACTATATGTGTATGCTTGGGTTTGCCCTTTTTTAAAAGAGCATTAAAAGTTAATACCATAGATGTGCCGGTTGCAAGCATTGGATCGCATAAAATTAAAATACGGTCTTCCAAATCAGGACTAGCAAGGTATTCAACTTGTACATCAAAAGTTCCATCCTTATGGTGTTTTCGGTAAGCCGAAATAAACGCATTATCCGCTTGATCAAAATAATTTAATATTCCTAAATGCAAGGGAATACCGGCCCGTAATATTGTAGCAACAACAGGCTGTTCGGCTAATCGAGGAACTTTTGCTGTTCCCAATGAGGTAGTGACCTCCTCGGTAACATAGTGCATTTTTTTACTTATTTCATAGGCAAATATTTCTCCCATGCGTTCCATATTTCTTCTAAATCGCATGCGATCACTTTGAATTTGTTCATCCCTAATTTCAGCGATAAATTCGTTGAAGACTGAATTCTCATTCCCAAGTATTTGAATCATATTACCGGTGTTTTAACTTGTTTTTGCAGGCAATGAAGTTAGCTAATAATTCTAAAGCTGCGAAGAACTATTTTTGAATTTCTTAATTTTTTTGTGAATCAACGCATTTCAATAAAACAAAGTATTTTATCCAAAAAAAGGTAAAAAAAAAGTCCTGCAACTATGTTGCAAGACTTTTTTTAGAAAAAGCAATGCTTATTGCTTACTGTAGGTAACAGTTAGTGTGTAAATTACTCCGGTTCCCAAATCCATTGGTTGAGTCCCTTTTAAGGTGCTGGCATCCAACTGCAAAATTGTAAAATCAGTACTGTTTGCGGTACCTGCATCCATTGTAATAACTGTTTGTGCAGAATTAAAAATCCAAGTCCCAGTAGTAGTAGCAGGCTCAGTTGCACATTGAACTTTTGCATCAAGCACATACGAACCGCTAGTATTGAATACAGTAATATCATCTACACCACAAGGTGAAAGTTGAGCATAAATATTTGTTACCATAACGCCATTTCCATTCCAATCAATTGCAGGATCGCAATTGATTGCAGTTACTTTCCAATTTTTTCCGGTTAATAATTCCGTTTTTGTAGGAGCGGGTGCAGGTGTCGGAGTCACAGTTTCTTCTTCTTTATCCTTTTTACATCCCGAAAACAAGGTAGCAGATACTGCACTTAGCATTAATAAAGCAAAAAGTGAGGTTTTGATTTTTTTCATGTGATTCGTTTTAAAATTTATATGTAATAATTACTCAGGTTTGTTTAGTTGTTTTTCAAATATACTATAAATTTTAATTCATTGAAATAAATCTTCCTGTAAATTATGGCTCAAATTAAAAGGCAAACCTTTCAGTTACAGTATAGAACAAGTGAATGTATATGTAATAATACAAACTAATCAATCACGAAGTATATTCTACTTTTTAAGAAGTTTTAAGGGAAATGGTAACCGATTAATTTTAAGGTGCAAATACTCGCACTCTTTGGAACCAAAGCTTTTGTAAAATCGTGCAAGATTTTTATCGTTCGATCCTTCAAAATCAAAAGTTAAATTGCGTTGTGAATTTTCTTTGATAAAATGATCAATTAAAAAAGGCATCGCCCCGTTTTTCTTCGCCGTAGAATTAGTGGCCGAAAAAAGGAAAATTACTTTGGTGTGACTTTGCACAAAAAATGCACCTGCACAAAGTTCTCCTTTAGCCGTAAACACCCCCCAACTTGCACCGCATCCTACAGCAATACTATGATTAATAAGTTGCTGAATTTGACGGTACTCTTTTCCTTTTAAGTGCTTTATTTCTTTGCCCTTATTCTTTCTAAATAACTTTATAATTAAAGCAGGATCTACTTTGTAATCGACCTGTAACTTTTGTTTAA from Bacteroidota bacterium carries:
- a CDS encoding amino acid dehydrogenase; this encodes MKQLLKKFENKRPQIVFEWKDVMTEAEGWIVINSLRGGAAGGGTRMRKGLDKREVESLAKTMEVKFTVSGPAIGGAKSGINFDPNDGRKQGVLDRWYQAVTPILKNYYGTGGDLNVDEIHEVIPITEKYGLLHPQEGVVNGHFHANEKQKAQKIQNLREGVSLVIKDKELSPDVSRKYVVADMITGYGVSESVRHFYSIYGGELKGKTVIIQGWGNVASAAAFYLAQAGAKIIGISDRTGGLINEAGFTFEEIRHLFVTKKGNQLHAEKMLSAKEMEKRVWDLPAEIFIPAAASRLVTAEQMERLMCNNLEVVACGANVPFADSEIFFGPIAEYADSKVSLIPDFIANCGMARVFSYLMGEDVMLTDKAIFDDTSTCIHNALRKTFIKNSTKKIITQTAFEIALKQLV
- a CDS encoding anhydro-N-acetylmuramic acid kinase; the protein is MQSSYKVIGAMSGTSLDGLDLAYCEFIKKGKNWKFVLLASETIAYTNAFKKQLAEVDTASALDFVKLDHAFGVFTGKRINAFVRKNKILVDFISSHGHTVFHQPDLGITSQIGNGAAIAAETGFTTVCDFRRLDVALHGQGAPLVPIGDRYLFGNYDYCLNLGGFANVSFENNGKRIAYDICPVNLVLNKLVAERGLSFDKNGILGRKGQVNFKLVEELNSLKYHKKSFPKSLGKEWVLENILPIVDATSLSLEDKLASFYTHIGLQIANSLGTTGNKKVAKVLVTGGGAYNEFLVECIRKNSGIELVIPNPQIIEFKEAIIFAFLGVLRIREQKNCLQSVTGADADSIGGCVYVR
- a CDS encoding acyl-CoA dehydrogenase, whose protein sequence is MLFQLSEEQLMIQKAARDFANDVLKPGVIERDEHQKFPADEIKQLGELGFMGMMVNPKYGGGGMDAVSYVLAMEEISKVDASCSVVMSVNNSLVCWGLETFGNEEQKNKYLIPLAKGEQIGAFCLSEPEAGSDATSQRTTAVDKGDYYLLNGTKNWITNGSSASVYLVIAQTYPEKGHHGINAFIVEKGMPGFIVGAKENKLGIRGSDTHSLQFTDVKIPKANRIGEDGFGFKFAMKTLTGGRIGIASQALGIASGAYELALAYSKERKAFGKEISQHQAIQFKLADMATEIEAARMLCLKAAWLKDQHKDYATASAMAKVFASRVAMWVTTEAVQIHGGYGFVKEYHVERLMRDAKITQIYEGTTEVQKIVISRNILS
- a CDS encoding noncanonical pyrimidine nucleotidase, YjjG family; the encoded protein is MRYKTIFFDLDHTLWDFESNSNQTLSELITAYNLIDIGIPSEKAFISCYEHINEQLWEDYRKGLIDRLTLRNTRFHKALLEFNINDYELSLKLGEYYLRESPLKKNLFPHALEVLQYLKQRYDLHIITNGFNEVQYIKLEQSNLAPFFKHIITSEDANCKKHEPEIFEYALSLTQSTVSESLMIGDSLAQDIAGARNFGMDQVFFNPQKKIHTEKVSYEIHSLHELRTLL
- the upp gene encoding uracil phosphoribosyltransferase, with translation MIQILGNENSVFNEFIAEIRDEQIQSDRMRFRRNMERMGEIFAYEISKKMHYVTEEVTTSLGTAKVPRLAEQPVVATILRAGIPLHLGILNYFDQADNAFISAYRKHHKDGTFDVQVEYLASPDLEDRILILCDPMLATGTSMVLTFNALLKKGKPKHTHIVSLIASSEGLNYAKLHLPENVSFWMGAVDEELTAQSYIVPGLGDAGDLAFGVKS
- a CDS encoding lipocalin family protein, which gives rise to MKKIKTSLFALLMLSAVSATLFSGCKKDKEEETVTPTPAPAPTKTELLTGKNWKVTAINCDPAIDWNGNGVMVTNIYAQLSPCGVDDITVFNTSGSYVLDAKVQCATEPATTTGTWIFNSAQTVITMDAGTANSTDFTILQLDASTLKGTQPMDLGTGVIYTLTVTYSKQ